One genomic window of Candidatus Trichorickettsia mobilis includes the following:
- a CDS encoding transposase, whose product MTTRIDYCQYLLSSQTNYTITNFADHVEGLSDDRVRRYLANAKLSPRLIWEHGKEEIIFSANGKLLFDDSVLDKSYSNNIDEVRYQYSGNAKEVIKGIGIVTCVYVNPEENKFWIIDYRIFNPDKDGLTKIDHVKEMLRNAHYSKKVAFNTVLMDSWYATTSILLQIETIGKYYYCPIKSNRLVDDSNGNKAYCRVDSLDWSTDDISNGKIIKIHKFPKDHKVKLFRVTVSTNRTDYVVTNDMAQNSLDAVQQEYGFRWKIEEFHREVKQVTGIEKCQCRIGRIQRNHIACAIMVWNCLKKAANAASSTVYQLKSGLLRNYLIQELKSPVVRFA is encoded by the coding sequence ATGACTACAAGAATAGATTATTGTCAGTATTTATTATCGAGCCAGACAAATTATACTATTACAAATTTTGCTGATCATGTAGAAGGTTTAAGCGACGACAGGGTCAGAAGATATCTAGCGAATGCTAAATTATCACCAAGATTAATATGGGAACACGGTAAAGAAGAGATTATCTTCAGCGCTAACGGCAAGTTGCTATTTGACGATAGCGTATTAGATAAAAGTTACTCGAATAATATAGATGAAGTCAGGTATCAATATAGCGGCAATGCCAAGGAAGTAATAAAAGGCATAGGTATTGTGACCTGTGTTTATGTTAATCCTGAAGAGAATAAGTTTTGGATAATAGATTATAGGATATTCAATCCCGATAAAGACGGTTTAACTAAAATAGATCACGTTAAAGAAATGCTGCGTAATGCTCATTATAGCAAAAAGGTTGCATTTAACACAGTACTTATGGATAGTTGGTATGCGACAACCTCGATTCTACTTCAAATAGAAACTATCGGTAAATATTACTATTGTCCTATCAAAAGTAATCGTTTAGTAGACGATAGCAACGGTAATAAGGCTTACTGTAGAGTTGATTCTTTGGATTGGAGTACTGATGATATTAGCAACGGTAAGATTATCAAGATTCATAAATTTCCTAAAGATCATAAAGTGAAATTATTCAGAGTAACTGTTTCTACCAACAGAACTGACTATGTCGTCACAAACGACATGGCTCAAAATTCGCTTGATGCTGTACAACAAGAGTATGGCTTCAGGTGGAAGATTGAGGAATTTCATCGTGAAGTCAAGCAAGTCACCGGTATTGAAAAGTGCCAATGTAGAATAGGAAGAATACAGAGAAATCATATAGCTTGCGCTATCATGGTCTGGAATTGTTTGAAAAAAGCTGCAAATGCTGCTTCTAGCACCGTATATCAGCTAAAGAGCGGGTTATTAAGGAACTATTTAATCCAGGAATTAAAGAGCCCTGTCGTGCGATTTGCGTAA
- a CDS encoding class I SAM-dependent methyltransferase — MNIQKHCIVCGFHKLYPIYIDHQQPLCALNLPKSHKEATNAKRLPLNFCSCARCGHIFNFSFAYDQVPYSDGSNLMYNSGDIWNQYLDQLITKINKKLPLKQSTVIEIGCGNGVFLQKIKAQFSNAKCIGFDPSIDATELNSEIQGIKDYFVPERDIELYKPDILICRHVIEHLEDPFNFMADIAFWCSYYNHYPLFVVEMPKINKAIEQKRTSDLIYEHVSNFSDRSFKFLTERSGFNIEEISSEYNDEVILAFIKAIPDDGLSDIKNKSKNYFQGIQKEKENVEEFLNTLDKNKTAFWGATGKGAAFLNAFNVSNDRFPLIVDSDERKCGFYVPGTGQLIQNASILLKNPVDNIIVTTSWRVQDIYLQIKKMKIAYQNVYYIKNNNIVVYSE; from the coding sequence ATGAATATACAGAAACATTGTATCGTGTGTGGTTTTCATAAACTATACCCAATTTACATTGATCACCAACAGCCTTTATGCGCCTTAAATTTGCCTAAAAGTCATAAGGAGGCTACAAACGCTAAAAGATTACCTCTTAATTTTTGCTCTTGTGCACGATGCGGGCATATTTTTAATTTTTCTTTTGCATATGACCAAGTCCCGTATAGTGACGGCTCTAATCTAATGTACAATAGTGGAGATATTTGGAACCAATACCTCGATCAGCTTATTACTAAGATTAATAAAAAACTTCCGCTTAAGCAAAGTACAGTAATTGAAATAGGCTGTGGAAATGGTGTTTTTTTACAAAAAATTAAAGCCCAATTTTCAAATGCAAAATGTATTGGGTTTGATCCTTCTATTGATGCCACAGAACTAAACTCGGAAATTCAAGGTATTAAAGATTACTTTGTACCTGAACGAGATATAGAATTGTACAAGCCTGATATTTTAATTTGTCGCCATGTGATTGAGCATCTTGAAGATCCTTTTAATTTTATGGCTGATATTGCGTTTTGGTGTTCTTACTATAATCACTATCCTTTATTTGTTGTTGAGATGCCCAAAATAAACAAAGCTATTGAACAAAAAAGGACTTCTGACCTTATCTATGAGCATGTATCAAATTTTTCAGACAGAAGCTTTAAGTTTTTGACAGAAAGATCAGGTTTTAATATTGAAGAGATATCATCTGAATATAATGACGAAGTAATTCTTGCTTTTATAAAAGCAATTCCAGATGACGGCCTTTCAGACATTAAAAACAAGTCAAAAAATTACTTTCAAGGTATTCAGAAGGAAAAAGAGAACGTCGAAGAATTCTTAAACACACTAGATAAAAATAAAACAGCATTTTGGGGAGCTACAGGTAAAGGAGCTGCGTTTTTAAATGCTTTTAATGTATCAAATGATCGTTTTCCTTTAATCGTTGATTCTGATGAGCGCAAATGTGGTTTTTATGTTCCTGGGACAGGGCAATTGATTCAAAATGCATCAATTTTATTAAAAAATCCAGTTGATAACATTATTGTTACCACGTCATGGCGCGTCCAAGACATCTATTTACAAATTAAAAAAATGAAAATTGCTTATCAAAATGTGTATTACATAAAAAATAATAATATAGTTGTTTATTCAGAGTAG
- a CDS encoding UDP-glucuronic acid decarboxylase family protein: protein MNNKILIAGGAGFLGTNLAHYLKDKAQSITIVDNLCTGSLSNLKTLEKYQNIKFIKHDIINQFDFKDEKYDVIFNLASPASPIPYQKNPIFTLKTNVIGTLNLLEIAKKHKAIFFQASTSEVYGDPEKHPQTEDYWGNVNPIGIRSCYDEGKRAAEALSMDYKRYHGVQVKIIRIFNTYGPFMDPEDGRVVSNFITQALQGLPLTMYGQGEQTRSLCYVDDLLKGIMAMVNSDVTGPVNIGNPEEITVKDLANLIINLCQSKSQIVYCPLPLDDPKKRCPDISLAKTLGWQPQILLKDGLLKAIYYFKTRMLNEPYVSS from the coding sequence ATGAATAATAAAATACTCATTGCTGGTGGAGCCGGGTTTTTAGGAACAAATTTAGCTCATTATTTAAAAGATAAAGCACAATCTATAACCATAGTTGATAATCTATGCACAGGGTCTTTGAGTAACCTAAAGACATTAGAAAAATATCAAAACATTAAATTTATAAAACATGATATTATTAATCAATTTGATTTTAAAGATGAAAAATATGATGTTATCTTTAACCTAGCTAGTCCAGCAAGCCCTATTCCTTACCAAAAAAATCCTATTTTTACCTTAAAAACAAATGTTATTGGAACCCTAAATTTGCTGGAAATTGCAAAAAAGCATAAAGCTATTTTTTTTCAAGCTTCTACTTCTGAAGTTTATGGAGATCCTGAGAAACATCCACAAACTGAAGATTATTGGGGAAACGTTAATCCTATTGGAATCAGATCTTGTTATGATGAAGGTAAAAGGGCAGCTGAAGCACTTAGCATGGATTACAAAAGATATCATGGTGTTCAAGTTAAAATTATAAGAATTTTCAACACTTATGGGCCCTTCATGGATCCAGAAGATGGTCGTGTTGTTAGTAATTTTATTACTCAAGCATTACAAGGTTTACCCTTAACTATGTATGGTCAAGGAGAGCAAACGAGATCTCTTTGTTATGTCGATGATTTGCTAAAAGGCATAATGGCAATGGTTAACTCTGATGTTACAGGCCCTGTTAACATTGGTAACCCTGAAGAAATAACAGTGAAGGATTTGGCAAATCTTATTATCAATCTGTGCCAATCTAAGAGCCAAATTGTTTATTGCCCTTTACCATTAGACGACCCTAAAAAACGTTGTCCGGATATTAGCCTAGCTAAAACGTTAGGGTGGCAACCGCAAATATTGCTAAAAGATGGTTTACTAAAAGCGATTTATTATTTTAAAACGAGGATGCTTAATGAACCATACGTGTCAAGTTAA
- a CDS encoding transposase, which yields MNKFLEDLSLTTQSNRHIALLMDNAGWHTAKKLTVPSNITLIPLPPYAPELNAMEQVWEWIKNHFLSNQCYGAYEDIVTMACYAWNQLAQNVDLVKSIMYRDWINTPC from the coding sequence ATGAATAAATTCTTAGAAGACCTTTCTCTCACTACTCAAAGCAACCGACATATAGCTTTACTAATGGATAATGCAGGTTGGCACACAGCCAAAAAACTAACTGTTCCAAGCAATATCACTTTGATACCGCTTCCGCCTTATGCACCAGAACTTAATGCAATGGAACAAGTTTGGGAGTGGATCAAAAATCATTTCTTGTCTAACCAATGTTACGGTGCATATGAAGATATTGTCACTATGGCTTGTTACGCTTGGAATCAACTTGCTCAGAATGTAGATTTAGTAAAATCAATTATGTATAGAGACTGGATAAATACACCGTGTTAA
- a CDS encoding IS5 family transposase (programmed frameshift): MRYKNLSILSEEHFRRLTGVRNSTFEKMVGILKTEKQINRRYQGGRRASLSMEDSLLMTLEYLREYRTYFHIAKNYGVSESSAFKTIRFVEDTLIKHPDFALPGKKALVKSGMEYELVLIDATESPIERPPKKQKYYYSGKKKRHTLKTQIVVDKKSKRVICTSFSNGKRHDFKLFKESRTHILPEVKVITDTGYQGLQKIHTNSELPKKKSKKNALTKEDKKNNRSLASDRVLNENVIGMLKRFKIIADKYRNRRKRFGLRFNLIAGLYNWDLGK, encoded by the exons ATGAGATATAAAAATTTAAGCATTTTATCGGAAGAGCATTTTAGAAGATTAACTGGGGTAAGAAATAGTACATTCGAAAAGATGGTAGGGATTTTAAAGACAGAGAAACAAATAAATAGGAGGTACCAAGGTGGCAGAAGAGCTAGTCTTAGTATGGAAGACAGCCTATTAATGACACTTGAATATTTAAGGGAATACCGTACCTATTTTCATATAGCTAAGAATTATGGGGTTAGCGAAAGCAGTGCATTTAAAACAATTCGTTTTGTTGAAGACACTCTAATAAAACATCCGGATTTTGCTCTTCCAGGTAAGAAGGCTCTAGTTAAAAGCGGTATGGAGTATGAATTAGTTTTAATAGATGCTACAGAAAGCCCTATAGAGCGACCCC CAAAAAAACAGAAATACTATTACTCAGGTAAAAAGAAAAGACATACGTTAAAGACTCAAATAGTAGTAGATAAGAAAAGCAAACGAGTCATATGCACTTCTTTTTCCAATGGTAAGCGTCATGATTTTAAATTATTTAAAGAATCAAGAACCCATATACTGCCTGAGGTTAAAGTGATTACTGATACTGGTTATCAAGGCTTACAGAAGATTCATACAAATTCTGAGCTACCAAAAAAAAAGAGTAAAAAGAATGCTTTAACCAAAGAAGATAAGAAAAATAATAGAAGTTTAGCAAGTGACAGAGTATTAAATGAAAATGTTATAGGTATGTTAAAGCGTTTTAAAATAATTGCTGATAAATATCGAAATAGACGCAAAAGATTTGGTCTTAGGTTCAATTTAATTGCTGGTTTATATAATTGGGATCTTGGTAAATGA
- a CDS encoding transposase, with amino-acid sequence MIGVIGVDFTEKYSELRYGIIFNVTKVILCGTKYLGFKSYSCPTCDHGKSVVFSCKGRFCSRCGKKQTDQWISKATNVLPKTRWQHITFTMPDSLWPIFWLNRNLFGLISAVAAGIIKEIATKKKIVVAIFTALHTFGRDLKRNVHIHLSVTCGGIDSKGNWRKLFFPAEPIKKMWRHRILELFRSEYASSNLKLPSKYQNDGDFNNWMIGLYEISWYVYLQKPSDDHKRNINYLGRYIKRPPISEARIEEYDGLQVTFRFLDHHYNNTIDHVTCLYCSLYLA; translated from the coding sequence TTGATCGGGGTAATTGGCGTCGATTTCACTGAAAAATATAGCGAGCTGAGGTATGGTATTATCTTTAACGTTACTAAAGTTATATTGTGCGGAACGAAATATTTAGGATTTAAGAGTTATAGCTGCCCTACATGTGATCACGGTAAATCAGTAGTATTTAGTTGTAAAGGTAGATTTTGTTCTCGTTGCGGTAAGAAGCAAACAGATCAATGGATAAGTAAAGCTACCAATGTTCTACCAAAGACACGTTGGCAGCACATTACATTTACAATGCCCGACTCATTATGGCCAATATTTTGGCTTAATCGCAATCTGTTTGGATTAATTTCTGCTGTTGCCGCCGGAATTATTAAGGAAATAGCAACAAAGAAAAAGATTGTAGTCGCTATATTTACTGCCCTGCACACCTTCGGTAGAGATTTAAAACGTAATGTTCATATCCATTTATCGGTTACTTGCGGCGGTATAGATAGCAAGGGTAATTGGCGTAAATTATTTTTCCCTGCCGAGCCTATTAAAAAAATGTGGAGACATAGAATTCTTGAGTTATTTCGCTCAGAATACGCCTCAAGTAATTTGAAATTACCGTCGAAATATCAAAATGATGGCGATTTTAACAACTGGATGATCGGCCTATATGAAATCAGTTGGTATGTTTATTTGCAAAAACCATCAGACGATCATAAACGCAACATAAACTATTTAGGGCGATATATAAAACGACCTCCTATTTCTGAGGCAAGAATAGAGGAATATGATGGACTGCAAGTAACGTTTAGATTTCTTGACCACCACTACAATAACACGATTGATCACGTCACATGCCTGTACTGCAGTTTATATCTAGCCTGA
- a CDS encoding transposase, protein MPVLQFISSLIMHIPDRYFRIIRYYGFLSNRTRGIQLPIVYKAINQIIPKKIKSLNWRLMIG, encoded by the coding sequence ATGCCTGTACTGCAGTTTATATCTAGCCTGATTATGCACATACCCGATCGTTATTTTCGAATAATAAGGTACTACGGCTTTTTATCTAACAGAACTAGAGGAATACAACTACCTATTGTATATAAGGCGATAAACCAAATTATACCTAAGAAAATCAAGTCATTGAACTGGAGATTAATGATTGGTTAA
- a CDS encoding ribonuclease J, with product MSFNHKNHHENLLFIPLGGSNEIGINVNLYHYKGKWLMIDCGSGFADEYLPGVEMLVANLDFIAARKKDLVGLVLTHAHEDHLGAVQYLWNSIQCPIYATTFTANFLKLRLAEYSFAKNIKINTVSPGSKIDLSPFLLEMASLTHSAPEMQAIMIRTKAGNILHTGDWKFDNDPLIGKCADEDLLRKFGDEGVLALVCDSTNVFNTGTSGSEGDVRKSIVDIIAGCPKLVVVTTFASNLARLDTLIHAGQQTGRKVALTGRSLHRMLLAAQDSGYLTDIAPLVDERDIARFRREELLIIATGCQGEPLAAMAKMASNNHHSIKLAPKDTVIFSSKIIPGNEKKIFRLFNVCVKAGIEVITERDHFVHVSGHPAIDELKKMYSLIRPQLCIPVHGEPVHIHEHAKLAKRCGIPQTVEVENGSVVLLDAVHSKIIDKVDTGYLAVDGNYLLPAESSIFKMRRKMRDTGIVIASVVVDKHGKISKPIISTPGVLDPQDDIELINDIRNEVVEKLNILKNNSSGRLTNDQIEEATRSILRRIIKQEINKSPSIIVNVQTLD from the coding sequence ATGTCATTCAATCATAAAAATCATCACGAAAATTTATTATTTATTCCTTTAGGTGGCTCCAATGAGATCGGTATTAATGTTAATTTGTACCATTATAAAGGAAAATGGTTGATGATTGACTGTGGCAGCGGGTTTGCTGATGAGTATCTGCCTGGTGTAGAAATGTTGGTAGCTAATCTTGATTTTATTGCTGCACGCAAGAAAGATTTAGTGGGGTTGGTACTAACACATGCGCATGAAGATCATCTTGGCGCAGTGCAATATTTATGGAATAGTATCCAGTGTCCGATATATGCCACAACTTTTACAGCTAATTTCTTAAAACTAAGATTAGCAGAGTATAGTTTTGCTAAAAATATAAAAATTAATACAGTAAGCCCGGGTAGTAAAATTGATTTATCACCTTTCTTATTAGAAATGGCTTCTTTGACTCATTCGGCTCCTGAGATGCAGGCGATTATGATCCGCACCAAAGCTGGAAATATTTTACATACTGGCGATTGGAAGTTTGATAATGATCCATTAATTGGTAAATGTGCCGATGAAGATTTATTAAGAAAATTTGGAGATGAAGGTGTTCTAGCTTTAGTATGTGATTCAACCAATGTATTTAATACTGGTACTTCTGGTTCTGAAGGAGATGTTCGTAAAAGTATTGTTGATATTATTGCTGGTTGTCCCAAGCTAGTAGTGGTAACCACTTTTGCTTCTAATTTAGCACGTCTTGATACCTTAATTCATGCTGGTCAGCAAACTGGAAGAAAAGTAGCGCTTACCGGTCGTAGTTTGCATCGAATGTTGCTTGCAGCTCAGGATAGTGGATATTTAACGGATATTGCGCCTCTGGTTGATGAGCGTGATATTGCCAGGTTCAGAAGGGAAGAATTATTGATAATTGCCACTGGTTGTCAAGGAGAGCCGTTGGCTGCAATGGCGAAGATGGCCAGTAATAATCATCATTCGATCAAACTTGCGCCAAAAGATACAGTAATTTTTTCATCAAAAATTATTCCTGGTAATGAAAAAAAGATTTTTCGTTTATTCAATGTTTGTGTTAAAGCTGGAATTGAAGTGATTACTGAAAGAGATCATTTTGTTCATGTATCAGGTCATCCGGCAATTGATGAGTTAAAGAAAATGTATTCTCTGATCCGGCCACAATTATGTATTCCTGTGCATGGAGAACCGGTGCATATTCATGAACATGCTAAGCTTGCAAAAAGATGTGGTATCCCTCAAACAGTAGAAGTGGAAAATGGTAGCGTAGTATTATTAGATGCTGTGCATTCCAAAATAATTGATAAGGTTGATACAGGATATTTGGCAGTAGATGGAAATTATTTATTACCAGCTGAATCATCGATATTTAAGATGCGCAGAAAGATGAGAGATACTGGTATAGTAATTGCTTCAGTGGTAGTCGACAAACATGGTAAAATATCTAAGCCTATTATATCTACTCCCGGGGTACTTGATCCTCAAGACGATATAGAGCTAATTAATGATATAAGAAATGAAGTTGTGGAGAAGTTGAATATTTTAAAGAATAATAGCAGTGGTAGGTTAACTAATGATCAAATTGAAGAGGCGACTCGTTCAATTCTTCGTAGAATCATAAAACAAGAGATTAATAAATCACCATCTATTATAGTAAACGTACAAACTCTCGACTAG
- a CDS encoding methylated-DNA--[protein]-cysteine S-methyltransferase translates to MIAISDDDGLYLLEFVDRRGLEREVERLRKKTFATIIPGSTDPIQSITIELKSYFDGLLTEFKTPIHLLGSPFQRLVWEELMRIPYGQTRTYAEQSKAIGKHTAYRAVANANGANQLAIVIPCHRIINSNGNLGGYGGGITRKQWLINHEKQGFIKLVKNLS, encoded by the coding sequence ATGATTGCAATTAGTGATGATGATGGTCTTTACCTTTTAGAATTTGTCGACCGGCGCGGTTTAGAGCGTGAGGTTGAAAGGCTTAGAAAAAAGACATTCGCTACTATTATTCCAGGTAGTACTGATCCAATTCAATCGATCACCATCGAGCTTAAATCTTACTTCGATGGTCTACTTACGGAATTTAAAACGCCCATTCACCTTTTAGGTAGCCCATTTCAAAGGCTTGTTTGGGAAGAGCTAATGCGCATTCCATATGGACAAACGCGAACTTATGCAGAGCAAAGCAAAGCTATTGGAAAACACACAGCTTACCGTGCTGTTGCGAATGCCAATGGTGCCAATCAACTAGCAATTGTCATTCCCTGTCACCGTATCATTAATAGCAATGGCAATCTTGGGGGATATGGTGGTGGCATCACGCGCAAACAATGGCTTATCAATCATGAGAAACAAGGATTTATAAAATTAGTAAAAAATTTGTCTTGA